The following nucleotide sequence is from Chloroflexota bacterium.
GATCCCCGTGAAAAAGAGAAAGCGCGCGCCGAGGCGTCGGAGGACGACGTCGAGGTCCGTATTCACGAACCCGCTGTAGGTCTGCTTCTTGATGACCCAGTCGTTCTCGCCGGGGGCAAGCTCGGCGACGGTCTGCGCAGCCCACGTGCCGTCGATCCCCAGTCCGCGTTCGAGATCCGGATCCGCCTCCCACTGCCGGGGATTCGCCTTGCGATACCAGGGTGAGTCGGGGCCCGGCCACAGGCGTCGGTCCGCCGGCAGCACCATTTCGGTGTATACGACGGGGACACCGACATCGTGTGCGCAGTCGACTACCTTGCGGATGGGCGCGATCACCTTCTGCCCGTGGCTGAAATCCGTTCCGACCAGGTCAAAGAACCCGCCCGGTTTGCAGTCGTAGTTCTGCATGTCGATAACCATGAGCGCAGCGGCGCGCGGGTCGAACTCGATCGCCTCGGGCTCCGCGGGGAGATGAATCATGCGATCAACCTCGGGCCGTCGTTTCGATCTCGACGAGCTTCCCTTCATCAGAGTACCCGTCGACAAACGCATATTCGACGAGCGGCGGCGCCTTCGGCACCGCGTCGCGCAGGACACCATCCAGTGCCGTGAGCGCCTGGCTGCGATGGAGGAAGCAGGACATACGCTCCACACGGTCCCAATCCGTTCCGGCGTCCCGAAGAGACTCAGTGATGTGCCCGACGATCTCGTGCACCTGCTCGGACAACGTCGCTCGGACGGACGTCACGCCGGACAGGAAGACGAGCGAGTCGAGCCGAAGAAAGCGCAACGGGACGATGGGCGGATCGTATTCGTGCAGATCCTTGGGGCCGACGGCGGGGCTGGCGCGCAGCGCGACCACATCGAGGGCAACCCTCGCACCCGACGAGAAAACGTCGGGCGCGATGAAGCTGGAGCTGACGGACCGCGCGGCCCCGTCGAAGATGCG
It contains:
- a CDS encoding isochorismatase family cysteine hydrolase, whose amino-acid sequence is MIHLPAEPEAIEFDPRAAALMVIDMQNYDCKPGGFFDLVGTDFSHGQKVIAPIRKVVDCAHDVGVPVVYTEMVLPADRRLWPGPDSPWYRKANPRQWEADPDLERGLGIDGTWAAQTVAELAPGENDWVIKKQTYSGFVNTDLDVVLRRLGARFLFFTGI